In a single window of the Mauremys reevesii isolate NIE-2019 linkage group 3, ASM1616193v1, whole genome shotgun sequence genome:
- the LOC120401736 gene encoding L-threonine 3-dehydrogenase, mitochondrial-like isoform X3, whose amino-acid sequence MAIVKNLGRTLSQLLQSPGCGCQTSIVPVRCIGVSPRQVTSDASFHSVSFSETDHPRVLITGGLGQLGVGLAKLLRKRFGKNNVILSDIRKPPDDVFYNGPFIYSDILDYKNLREIVVNNRITWLFHYSALLSAVGEANVPLARAVNITGLHNILDIAAEHSLRLFVPSTIGAFGPTSPRNPTPDLCIQRPRTIYGVSKVHAELMGEYYHYRYGLDFRCLRYPGIISADSQPGGGTTGRKLFPCLSILDYAVQIFHDAIKNGKFQCNLKSDTRLPMMYIDDCLKATLDVMEAPAASLSMRTYNISAMSFSPEELVQEVKKHIPELQVTYNVDAVRQAIADSWPMNFDDSNARRDWGWKHDFDLSELVTTMFNILGSDSRVAQTN is encoded by the exons ATGGCAATTGTAAAGAACTTGGGCAGAACCCTTAGTCAGTTGCTACAGAGCCCTGGTTGTGGATGTCAGACTTCCATTGTGCCAGTTAGATGTATTGGTGTCTCACCACGTCAGGTGACCTCAGATGCCAGCTTCCATTCAGTATCTTTTTCAGAGACTGATCATCCTCGAGTATTAATTACAG GGGGCCTGGGCCAACTTGGGGTGGGACTCGCTAAACTCTTGAG GAAGCGTTTCGGAAAAAACAACGTGATCCTGTCTGACATTAGAAAACCACCAGATGATGTCTTTTATAATG GTCCTTTTATCTACTCTGATATCTTGGACTACAAGAATCTCCGTGAGATAGTGGTGAACAATCGAATTACTTGGCTGTTTCATTATAGTGCTTTGCTCAGTGCTGTTGGAGAAGCAAATGTTCCTTTGGCCAGAGCTGTAAACATTACTG GTTTGCACAACATTCTAGATATTGCAGCTGAGCACAGTTTGAGACTCTTTGTCCCTAGCACAATTGGAGCCTTTGGACCCACCTCTCCCCGAAACCCAACTCCGGATCTCTGCATTCAGAGACCCAGGACAATCTATGGAGTCTCCAAGGTTCATGCTGAGCTCATGGGAGAA TACTACCACTACAGGTATGGGCTAGACTTCCGATGTCTGAGGTACCCTGGAATTATCTCTGCTGACTCTCAGCCTGGTGGGGGAACAACTGGTAGGAAACTTTTTCCATGTCTCAGTATTTTAG actATGCAGTCCAGATTTTCCATGATGCCATAAAGAATGGCAAATTCCAGTGCAACTTAAAATCAGACACACGTCTCCCAATGATGTATATCGATGACTGCCTGAAGGCTACACTAGATGTCATGGAAGCACCTGCCGCTTCACTTAGCATGAGGACGTACAACATCAGTGCCATGAGCTTCTCTCCTGAGGAGCTGGTGCAAGAGGTCAAGAAGCATATTCCTGAGCTCCAGGTGACCTACAATGTGGATGCTGTCAGGCAAGCCATTG CTGACAGTTGGCCGATGAACTTTGATGACAGCAATGCCCGGCGGGATTGGGGATGGAAACATGACTTCGATCTTTCTGAACTGGTGACCACAATGTTTAACATCCTTGGCTCTGACTCCCGGGTAGCCCAGACTAACTGA